Proteins encoded by one window of Triplophysa rosa linkage group LG19, Trosa_1v2, whole genome shotgun sequence:
- the dynll2b gene encoding dynein, light chain, LC8-type 2b has translation MTDRKAVIKNADMSEDMQQDAVDCATQAMEKYNIEKDIAAYIKKEFDKKYNPTWHCIVGRNFGSYVTHETKHFIYFYLGQVAILLFKSG, from the exons ATGACTGACAGGAAGGCAGTAATAAAGAATGCTGATATGTCTGAAGACATGCAGCAGGATGCAGTGGATTGTGCAACACAGGCCATGGAGAAGTACAACATTGAAAAGGATATTGCTGCTTATATCAAGAAG GAATTTGATAAGAAGTATAATCCGACAtggcattgcattgtgggacgGAACTTTGGCAGTTACGTGACGCATGAAACGAAGCATTTCATCTACTTCTACCTGGGTCAAGTGGCCATTCTTCTCTTCAAATCGGGCTGA
- the heatr6 gene encoding HEAT repeat-containing protein 6 isoform X2, with translation MAMDTNVSGIFQIFLEKLVFCVSGQPYLEDPFKGVCYGILLRTLQSPKPPNVEDIIFCTLLHSALRGMQCFLNGGKWKAVPNQDLGTLLAVFKRYMFHGLPGINVEMPQVLYPAPLPQYETLPAPKPESSQDSTPQKKTTGNKKRKSRGKGKKAGAEGTRGEEDGESETGAGGVDHPACSVWPPGMQSPCVTSPSRVTPHLHSSWIKGSSDSEFSDPEGGMQTKLRLYQARVRQSALQCFLGVVRCVEKRVLYGYWSSFVPDAPGIGGPPPLTLLTIALKDPSPKVRAGSLQVLSALLEGSRQFLSTAEDTSAPRQAFTPFSATLAASIRELHRCLLLALLAESSYQTLTQVLKCLAHLVSSVPYNRLRPGLLSPLWKQIRPYVRHRDVNVRVSSLTLFGALVSTQAPLPEIHLLLHQPGSTSSHSTPGITTPQELSQNWRQPVRREEETSSSPGGGAEGAAEGQCWLLQLCVALITQPREEPCSDSDAGGSGAAALEPSPVRLEALQVLAHLVKAYFSLVQASLLELGQLGTRCLTEPDPSVQLHGTKLLEELGTCIIQHYRADVDTRSAKRVPVCQVVQFWSEVLGGPLIGALQNEQHPTLQTSACDTLSSILPQAFSQLPDKTQVLCITILLGLTYSDNSLVKAAAVRALGVYILFPCLREDVMFVADTANAILTALDDRSPNVRAKAAWSLGNLTDTLIVNMQSVGLEFQQEFSDMLLLNMLRSATKASGDKDRVKSNAVRALGNLLHFLQPGHLGKPVFVQPLQEAMKALIDTVRGDATMKVRWNACYALGNAFRNPNLPLGMAIWSNEAYSALSHVVTSCKNFKVRIKSAVALSIPVTRDRYGDACMFAEVWRALAQALEHSEETEDFLEYRYCASLRTQLCHALLHLLSICALDDLPAVRSSLNDQSRPILKDFLVRYLSDRGVALVAGGDGAEEDYTEDQTATGDGLMVLSETLRRLKELQREAVTDSSEDLRTVLDFLEDVVRDAEVMKEADCKVSIFTHSEAPQKSN, from the exons ATGGCAATGGATACAAATGTCAGTGG CATCTTCCAGATCTTCTTGGAGAAGCTGGTGTTCTG TGTTTCTGGTCAGCCATATTTAGAGGATCCATTTAAAGGTGTATGCTATGGAATCCTTCTGCGGACACTACAGTCCCCAAAACCGCCCAATGTGGAGGATATCATCTTCTGTACA TTATTGCATAGTGCTCTGAGAGGAATGCAGTGTTTTCTTAATGGGGGAAAATGGAAAGCTGTGCCAAACCAGGATCTAGGCACCTTACTGGCTGTGTTTAAA AGATACATGTTCCACGGGCTGCCaggaataaatgtggaaatgccACAGGTGTTGTACCCAGCACCTCTTCCTCAGTACGAAACCCTTCCTGCTCCAAAACCCGAATCCTCGCAAGACTCAACTCCTCAGAAAAAAACTACTGGG AACAAGAAACGTAAATCTCGTGGGAAAGGGAAGAAAGCTGGAGCTGAGGGAACGAGGGGTGAGGAAGATGGAGAGAGTGAAACTGGAGCAGGTGGTGTGGATCACCCGGCATGCAGCGTTTGGCCCCCTGGCATGCAATCTCCATGTGTGACGTCTCCATCCAGAGTGACTCCACATCTCCACTCCTCCTGGATAAAAGGAAGTTCTGACTCTGAATTCTCCGACCCTGAGGGAGGAATGCAAACTAAACTCAG GTTATATCAAGCGCGTGTGCGTCAGAGTGCGCTACAGTGTTTCCTAGGTGTGGTCAGATGTGTTGAAAAACGTGTCCTCTATGGCTACTGGTCATCCTTCGTTCCTGATGCTCCTGGGATTGGAGGTCCTCCTCCTCTCACTCTCTTGACCATTGCTTTGAAGGATCCTTCTCCAAAG GTGCGGGCCGGCTCGCTGCAGGTTCTGTCAGCTCTACTAGAAGGTTCACGACAGTTTCTCTCCACCGCCGAAGACACCAGCGCACCCCGCCAGGCCTTCACGCCTTTCTCTGCCACGTTAGCTGCCAGTATCAGAGAGCTACATCGCTGCTTACTGCTAGCGCTGCTCGCAGAGTCCTCATACCAGACTCTCACTCAAGTCTTGAAA TGCCTTGCTCACTTGGTGTCCAGTGTGCCTTATAACCGTCTAAGACCAGGCCTGCTGAGTCCACTATGGAAACAGATCCGTCCATATGTGCGTCACAGAG ATGTGAACGTGCGTGTGTCCAGTCTCACTCTCTTCGGTGCATTAGTGTCAACTCAAGCCCCTCTGCCTGAGATCCATCTGCTATTACACCAGCCTGGCTCCACGTCCAGCCACAGCACACCAGGCATCACCACACCTCAGGAGCTGTCTCAAAACTGGAGACAGCCGGTACGAAGAGAGGAAGAAACCTCTTCATCTCCAGGAGGAGGAGCTGAGGGTGCTGCGGAGGGGCAGTGTTGGCTCCTGCAATTGTGTGTGGCTCTGATCACGCAGCCCCGCGAGGAACCCTGTTCTGATAGTGATGCTGGGGGGTCTGGCGCTGCCGCGCTCGAACCGTCACCTGTTCGACTTGAAGCACTGCAG GTTTTGGCTCATCTGGTAAAGGCTTACTTCTCATTGGTTCAGGCATCTCTTTTGGAGCTGGGGCAACTCGGCACCCGCTGTCTTACAGAGCCGGACCCTTCTGTACAACTGCACGGCACTAAA CTTCTGGAAGAACTGGGGACATGCATTATCCAGCACTACAGAGCTGATGTTGATACTCGCAGTGCCAAACGTGTGCCAGTGTGCCAG GTGGTTCAGTTCTGGTCAGAGGTCTTGGGTGGTCCGCTGATCGGAGCCTTACAGAATGAGCAGCACCCCACCCTACAGACCAGCGCGTGCGACACCCTCTCCTCCATCTTACCTCAGGCCTTCAGCCAGCTGCCC GATAAGACACAGGTGCTGTGTATCACGATACTGTTGGGACTGACGTACAGCGACAACTCTCTGGTCAAAGCAGCGGCGGTCAGAGCTCTGGGGGTTTATATTCTGTTCCCCTGTCTGAGAGAG GATGTGATGTTTGTGGCAGACACAGCCAACGCCATCCTCACTGCTCTGGACGACCGCTCGCCCAACGTCCGAGCAAAGGCCGCTTGGTCGCTCGGCAACCTTACCGACACGCTCATCGTCAACAT GCAGTCAGTGGGGCTGGAGTTTCAGCAGGAGTTCTCTGATATGCTGCTGCTCAACATGCTCAGATCGGCCACTAAAGCCTCGGGAGATAAAGACAGG GTAAAGAGCAACGCCGTTCGTGCGCTGGGGAATCTGCTGCACTTCCTGCAACCGGGGCATCTGGGTAAACCTGTGTTTGTTCAGCCTCTTCAGGAGGCCATGAAGGCACTGATCGATACGGTTAGAGGGGACGCTACCATGAAAGTCCGCTGGAACGCCTGCTATGCACTTGGCAATGCTTTTAGAAATCCCAACCTACCATTGG GTATGGCTATCTGGTCAAATGAGGCTTACTCTGCCCTATCCCACGTCGTAACTTCCTGCAAGAACTTCAAAGTACGCATCAAATCCGCCGTTGCGCTTTCCATCCCAGTGACGCGAGACCGCTACGGAGACGCTTGCATGTTCGCCGAGGTCTGGCGCGCTTTGGCACAGGCACTTGAACATAGTGAAGAAACCGAAGATTTCCTCGAATACCGTTACTGCGCTAGTTTACGCACTCAGCTCTGTCACGCTCTCCTACATCTACTGTCTATATGCGCCCTTGATGACCTTCCAGCAGTGAGGTCATCACTGAATGACCAATCAAGACCAATCCTAAAAGACTTCCTAGTTCGTTACCTTAGCGATAGGGGTGTGGCTTTGGTTGCCGGGGGTGATGGCGCTGAGGAGGATTATACAGAGGATCAAACAGCGACTGGAGATGGATTGATGGTGCTCAGTGAGACATTGAGGAGACTGAAGGAACTCCAGCGAGAGGCTGTGACGGACAGCAGTGAAGACCTGAGGACTGTGCTTGATTTTCTGGAGGATGTAGTGAGAGATGCTGAGGTGATGAAAGAAGCAGATTGCAAAGTTtctatttttacacacagcgaAGCACCACAGAAATCAAATTGA
- the heatr6 gene encoding HEAT repeat-containing protein 6 isoform X1: MAGKAKLFDSNCNFSSNVNRNADGFQSRSSDNALRFTSPSKAQHTETQDQIGRCFNKLRSLRPSDNPTLKTELNLLFDQLISENYINITHDNIHPQVVCELLVHTSRLVPLSQEHLVIKLCQLIHQLLNQMQVIVDEQTLDVLVSYCTRALRTCSSWTHPEVMLSLSSLVYGNGYKCQWHLPDLLGEAGVLVRYSDPVQPDIELRRSAVHCIANLCLSVSGQPYLEDPFKGVCYGILLRTLQSPKPPNVEDIIFCTLLHSALRGMQCFLNGGKWKAVPNQDLGTLLAVFKRYMFHGLPGINVEMPQVLYPAPLPQYETLPAPKPESSQDSTPQKKTTGNKKRKSRGKGKKAGAEGTRGEEDGESETGAGGVDHPACSVWPPGMQSPCVTSPSRVTPHLHSSWIKGSSDSEFSDPEGGMQTKLRLYQARVRQSALQCFLGVVRCVEKRVLYGYWSSFVPDAPGIGGPPPLTLLTIALKDPSPKVRAGSLQVLSALLEGSRQFLSTAEDTSAPRQAFTPFSATLAASIRELHRCLLLALLAESSYQTLTQVLKCLAHLVSSVPYNRLRPGLLSPLWKQIRPYVRHRDVNVRVSSLTLFGALVSTQAPLPEIHLLLHQPGSTSSHSTPGITTPQELSQNWRQPVRREEETSSSPGGGAEGAAEGQCWLLQLCVALITQPREEPCSDSDAGGSGAAALEPSPVRLEALQVLAHLVKAYFSLVQASLLELGQLGTRCLTEPDPSVQLHGTKLLEELGTCIIQHYRADVDTRSAKRVPVCQVVQFWSEVLGGPLIGALQNEQHPTLQTSACDTLSSILPQAFSQLPDKTQVLCITILLGLTYSDNSLVKAAAVRALGVYILFPCLREDVMFVADTANAILTALDDRSPNVRAKAAWSLGNLTDTLIVNMQSVGLEFQQEFSDMLLLNMLRSATKASGDKDRVKSNAVRALGNLLHFLQPGHLGKPVFVQPLQEAMKALIDTVRGDATMKVRWNACYALGNAFRNPNLPLGMAIWSNEAYSALSHVVTSCKNFKVRIKSAVALSIPVTRDRYGDACMFAEVWRALAQALEHSEETEDFLEYRYCASLRTQLCHALLHLLSICALDDLPAVRSSLNDQSRPILKDFLVRYLSDRGVALVAGGDGAEEDYTEDQTATGDGLMVLSETLRRLKELQREAVTDSSEDLRTVLDFLEDVVRDAEVMKEADCKVSIFTHSEAPQKSN, translated from the exons ATGGCGGGTAAGGCAAAGCTCTTTGATTCCAACTGTAACTTTTCATCTAACGTTAATCGTAACGCGGACGGATTTCAGTCCAGATCATCCGATAATGCGTTGAGGTTTACGTCACCATCAAAGGCGCAACATACAGAAACGCAGGATCAGATCGGTCGCTGCTTTAATAAACTGAGATCACTGAGGCCCTCTGACAACCCGACTCTAAAAACTGAGCTTAATTTACTATTCGACCAGCTGATTTCAGAAAACTACATTAACATCACTCATGACAACATTCATCCACAG GTTGTGTGTGAGCTGCTTGTGCACACAAGCCGTCTGGTTCCTCTCAGCCAGGAGCATCTGGTCATCAAACTGTGCCAATTGATTCATCAGCTTCTAAACCAAATGCAG GTAATAGTGGATGAGCAAACACTTGATGTTTTGGTGTCATACTGCACGCGTGCTCTGAGGACATGCAGCTCCTGGACTCACCCAGAAGTGATGCTCTCCCTCTCATCACTGGTCTATGGCAATGGATACAAATGTCAGTGG CATCTTCCAGATCTTCTTGGAGAAGCTGGTGTTCTGGTGAGATACAGTGATCCTGTTCAGCCTGACATAGAACTGCGTCGCTCTGCTGTGCATTGCATAGCTAATCTATGCCTTAG TGTTTCTGGTCAGCCATATTTAGAGGATCCATTTAAAGGTGTATGCTATGGAATCCTTCTGCGGACACTACAGTCCCCAAAACCGCCCAATGTGGAGGATATCATCTTCTGTACA TTATTGCATAGTGCTCTGAGAGGAATGCAGTGTTTTCTTAATGGGGGAAAATGGAAAGCTGTGCCAAACCAGGATCTAGGCACCTTACTGGCTGTGTTTAAA AGATACATGTTCCACGGGCTGCCaggaataaatgtggaaatgccACAGGTGTTGTACCCAGCACCTCTTCCTCAGTACGAAACCCTTCCTGCTCCAAAACCCGAATCCTCGCAAGACTCAACTCCTCAGAAAAAAACTACTGGG AACAAGAAACGTAAATCTCGTGGGAAAGGGAAGAAAGCTGGAGCTGAGGGAACGAGGGGTGAGGAAGATGGAGAGAGTGAAACTGGAGCAGGTGGTGTGGATCACCCGGCATGCAGCGTTTGGCCCCCTGGCATGCAATCTCCATGTGTGACGTCTCCATCCAGAGTGACTCCACATCTCCACTCCTCCTGGATAAAAGGAAGTTCTGACTCTGAATTCTCCGACCCTGAGGGAGGAATGCAAACTAAACTCAG GTTATATCAAGCGCGTGTGCGTCAGAGTGCGCTACAGTGTTTCCTAGGTGTGGTCAGATGTGTTGAAAAACGTGTCCTCTATGGCTACTGGTCATCCTTCGTTCCTGATGCTCCTGGGATTGGAGGTCCTCCTCCTCTCACTCTCTTGACCATTGCTTTGAAGGATCCTTCTCCAAAG GTGCGGGCCGGCTCGCTGCAGGTTCTGTCAGCTCTACTAGAAGGTTCACGACAGTTTCTCTCCACCGCCGAAGACACCAGCGCACCCCGCCAGGCCTTCACGCCTTTCTCTGCCACGTTAGCTGCCAGTATCAGAGAGCTACATCGCTGCTTACTGCTAGCGCTGCTCGCAGAGTCCTCATACCAGACTCTCACTCAAGTCTTGAAA TGCCTTGCTCACTTGGTGTCCAGTGTGCCTTATAACCGTCTAAGACCAGGCCTGCTGAGTCCACTATGGAAACAGATCCGTCCATATGTGCGTCACAGAG ATGTGAACGTGCGTGTGTCCAGTCTCACTCTCTTCGGTGCATTAGTGTCAACTCAAGCCCCTCTGCCTGAGATCCATCTGCTATTACACCAGCCTGGCTCCACGTCCAGCCACAGCACACCAGGCATCACCACACCTCAGGAGCTGTCTCAAAACTGGAGACAGCCGGTACGAAGAGAGGAAGAAACCTCTTCATCTCCAGGAGGAGGAGCTGAGGGTGCTGCGGAGGGGCAGTGTTGGCTCCTGCAATTGTGTGTGGCTCTGATCACGCAGCCCCGCGAGGAACCCTGTTCTGATAGTGATGCTGGGGGGTCTGGCGCTGCCGCGCTCGAACCGTCACCTGTTCGACTTGAAGCACTGCAG GTTTTGGCTCATCTGGTAAAGGCTTACTTCTCATTGGTTCAGGCATCTCTTTTGGAGCTGGGGCAACTCGGCACCCGCTGTCTTACAGAGCCGGACCCTTCTGTACAACTGCACGGCACTAAA CTTCTGGAAGAACTGGGGACATGCATTATCCAGCACTACAGAGCTGATGTTGATACTCGCAGTGCCAAACGTGTGCCAGTGTGCCAG GTGGTTCAGTTCTGGTCAGAGGTCTTGGGTGGTCCGCTGATCGGAGCCTTACAGAATGAGCAGCACCCCACCCTACAGACCAGCGCGTGCGACACCCTCTCCTCCATCTTACCTCAGGCCTTCAGCCAGCTGCCC GATAAGACACAGGTGCTGTGTATCACGATACTGTTGGGACTGACGTACAGCGACAACTCTCTGGTCAAAGCAGCGGCGGTCAGAGCTCTGGGGGTTTATATTCTGTTCCCCTGTCTGAGAGAG GATGTGATGTTTGTGGCAGACACAGCCAACGCCATCCTCACTGCTCTGGACGACCGCTCGCCCAACGTCCGAGCAAAGGCCGCTTGGTCGCTCGGCAACCTTACCGACACGCTCATCGTCAACAT GCAGTCAGTGGGGCTGGAGTTTCAGCAGGAGTTCTCTGATATGCTGCTGCTCAACATGCTCAGATCGGCCACTAAAGCCTCGGGAGATAAAGACAGG GTAAAGAGCAACGCCGTTCGTGCGCTGGGGAATCTGCTGCACTTCCTGCAACCGGGGCATCTGGGTAAACCTGTGTTTGTTCAGCCTCTTCAGGAGGCCATGAAGGCACTGATCGATACGGTTAGAGGGGACGCTACCATGAAAGTCCGCTGGAACGCCTGCTATGCACTTGGCAATGCTTTTAGAAATCCCAACCTACCATTGG GTATGGCTATCTGGTCAAATGAGGCTTACTCTGCCCTATCCCACGTCGTAACTTCCTGCAAGAACTTCAAAGTACGCATCAAATCCGCCGTTGCGCTTTCCATCCCAGTGACGCGAGACCGCTACGGAGACGCTTGCATGTTCGCCGAGGTCTGGCGCGCTTTGGCACAGGCACTTGAACATAGTGAAGAAACCGAAGATTTCCTCGAATACCGTTACTGCGCTAGTTTACGCACTCAGCTCTGTCACGCTCTCCTACATCTACTGTCTATATGCGCCCTTGATGACCTTCCAGCAGTGAGGTCATCACTGAATGACCAATCAAGACCAATCCTAAAAGACTTCCTAGTTCGTTACCTTAGCGATAGGGGTGTGGCTTTGGTTGCCGGGGGTGATGGCGCTGAGGAGGATTATACAGAGGATCAAACAGCGACTGGAGATGGATTGATGGTGCTCAGTGAGACATTGAGGAGACTGAAGGAACTCCAGCGAGAGGCTGTGACGGACAGCAGTGAAGACCTGAGGACTGTGCTTGATTTTCTGGAGGATGTAGTGAGAGATGCTGAGGTGATGAAAGAAGCAGATTGCAAAGTTtctatttttacacacagcgaAGCACCACAGAAATCAAATTGA
- the pigs gene encoding GPI transamidase component PIG-S, with translation MAALQLEKQRGRYAALAIAAVVIVVGIPLWWKTTETYRAWLPFSEISELATLRLQLSVDIEVVFSRGTLTPEQQKKVPLSHVNEKEHDVDGKTGLRYKFETKYRIATIMEEDALNQPSAAEADLSLHMLTESACGSVVVYVIPESSTLLPQDVNVYVGQRRTALLRSTPIRSTWTLKEVLSSLDPQVEQIVNTMSFSHQDIIAALSDRVRLAKVTKESMADSMRAIKSSPGYEITFSLLNPDPMSHNVHWNIEGAVHSYIQPLLNKLAPIANFSVDSQILYYAVLGVNPRFDNSVSAYTLSADSLSHVINPVEARLGSNAASSNPVLNFLLYVPDAHHSPLFIRDRRKREVPSNAFHSPRWGGIMVYNVNDMYGPEAQLPVDININMTKVMGVFLAQLRLMLGVQHTHPPPGFMLQSPGSAGLADWELDRLLWSRSVENIATASTTITSLAQLLDQIGNIVINDNIAQQVSSAVSSLQSAVAELEAGNLAFALQYSREAILASERAFFNPSLLHLLYFPDDQKFAIYIPLFLPMCVPIVLSLLKIVKETRQMRAEKQAKND, from the exons ATGGCTGCCCTGCAGCTCG AAAAGCAGCGAGGGCGATATGCTGCCCTTGCCATCGCTGCAGTGGTGATAGTGGTGGGCATCCCTTTATGGTGGAAGACCACGGAGACGTACCGCGCCTGGCTGCCGTTTTCTGAGATCAGCGAGCTCGCCACGCTACGG CTCCAGCTAAGTGTTGATATAGAGGTGGTCTTCTCTCGGGGCACACTGACCCCAGAACAGCAGAAAAAGGTTCCACTAAGCCATGTTAATGAAAAAGAGCATGACGTGGATG GTAAAACAGGTTTGCGGTACAAATTTGAAACCAAATACCGCATTGCCACTATAATGGAGGAAGATGCCTTGAATCAGCCCAGTGCGGCAG AGGCGGATCTTTCTCTACATATGCTCACAGAAAGTGCATGTGGGTCCGTGGTTGTGTATGTGATCCCGGAGTCCTCCACCTTATTGCCACAA GACGTGAACGTGTATGTGGGGCAACGACGCACTGCACTGCTTCGTTCCACTCCCATTAGAAGTACGTGGACTTTAAAGGAGGTCCTTTCTAGTCTGGATCCACAAGTGGAGCAGATAGTGAACACCATGTCCTTCAGTCACCAGGATATTATAGCCGCTCTGAGCGACCGTGTCCGCTTAGCCAAAGTGACTAAGGAGAGTATGGCAGATAGCATGAGGGCCATTAAATCCAGTCCGG GCTATGAGATCACATTTAGCCTGCTCAACCCAGACCCAATGTCACACAATGTTCACTGGAATATCGAGGGTGCCGTTCATAGCTACATTCAACCTTTACTGAATAAACTTGCCCCCATAGCTAACTTTTCTGTTGACTCCCAG ATTCTGTATTATGCTGTTCTGGGTGTTAACCCTCGATTTGACAACAGTGTATCTGCATACACACTCAGTGCAGACAGTCTGTCACATGTCATTAACCCTGTGGAGGCCAGACTAG GTTCCAATGCAGCTTCCTCTAACCCTGTATTGAACTTCCTGCTGTATGTGCCAGATGCCCACCACTCTCCTCTCTTCATCAGAGACCGCAGAAAACGGGAGGTGCCCTCCAATGCTTTTCACAGCCCCCGCTGGGGTGGGATCAtg GTGTACAATGTGAATGACATGTATGGACCTGAAGCTCAACTTCCTGTAGACATAAACATTAATATGACTAAAGTAATGGGTGTATTCTTGGCACAATTACG ACTTATGTTGGGTGTGCAGCACACACATCCTCCTCCAGGTTTCATGCTGCAGAGTCCAGGCAGTGCTGGATTGGCTGATTGGGAGCTGGACCGACTCCTTTGGAGCCGCAGCGTTGAGAACATAGCCACGGCCAGCACCACCATCACCTCCCTTGCTCAGCTGCTCGACCAGATAGGTAACATTGTCATCAATGATAATATCGCTCAGCAG GTCTCCAGTGCAGTGTCCTCACTACAGTCTGCTGTCGCCGAGTTGGAGGCTGGGAACTTGGCATTTGCACTCCAGTACAGCCGGGAAGCCATTTTGGCTTCAGAGAGGGCCTTTTTCAACCCATCACTTTTGCATCTTCTCTATTTTCCAGATGATCAGAAGTTTGCCATCTACATTCCTCTTTTCTTACCCATGTGTGTACCTATTGTACTCTCGCTGCTGAAAATTGTGAAAGAAACTAGGCAGATGCGAGCAGAAAAGCAAGCCAAAAATGACTGA
- the srsf1b gene encoding serine/arginine-rich splicing factor 1B: MSGSVIRGPAGNNDCRIYVGNLPPDIRTKDVEDVFYKYGAIRDIDLKNRRGGPPFAFVEFEDPRDAEDAVYGRDGYDYDGYRLRVEFPRSGRGGGRGGGGGGGGGGGVGAPRGRYGPPSRRSEYRVIVSGLPPSGSWQDLKDHMREAGDVCYADVFRDGTGVVEFVRKEDMTYAVRKLDNTKFRSHEGETAYIRVKVDGPRSPSYGRSRSRSRSRSRSRSNNRSRSYSPRRSRGSPRYSPRHSRSRSRT; this comes from the exons ATGTCCGGCAGTGTAATCCGAGGCCCTGCAGGAAACAACGACTGTCGGATTTACGTGGGTAATTTACCCCCCGATATTCGCACCAAGGACGTGGAGgatgtgttttataaatacgGAGCGATTCGGGATATCGACCTTAAAAACAGAAGAGGGGGTCCGCCGTTTGCATTCGTGGAGTTTGAAGATCCGAG GGATGCAGAGGATGCTGTATACGGACGAGATGGCTATGACTATGATGGCTATCGCCTTCGAGTGGAGTTCCCAAGGAGTGGAAGGGGAGGTGGAAGAGGTGGAGGTGGAGGTGGAGGTGGTGGCGGGGGCGTTGGAGCTCCAAGAGGCAGATATGGCCCCCCATCTAGGCGCTCTGAGTACAGGGTCATAGTGTCAG GACTTCCTCCTAGTGGCAGCTGGCAGGACCTTAAGGATCACATGCGTGAAGCAGGTGATGTATGTTATGCTGACGTATTCCGGGATGGCACCGGCGTTGTGGAGTTTGTGCGCAAAGAAGACATGACCTACGCCGTTCGAAAGCTGGATAACACTAAGTTCCGGTCACACGAG GGGGAAACGGCTTACATCCGCGTAAAAGTGGATGGCCCGCGCAGCCCCAGTTACGGGCGCTCGCGCTCTCGCAGCCGCAGCAGAAGTCGCAGCCGGAGCAACAACCGCAGTCGCAGCTACTCACCACGCCGCAGCCGAGGATCACCCCGTTACTCGCCCCGCCACAGCCGCTCTCGTTCCCGCACCTAA